Proteins encoded in a region of the Dreissena polymorpha isolate Duluth1 chromosome 6, UMN_Dpol_1.0, whole genome shotgun sequence genome:
- the LOC127833995 gene encoding uncharacterized protein LOC127833995, whose product MTQLFNLSENELDILAKFLGHDIRVHREFYRLPDGTMQVAKVSKLLMMMESGQITINSVNSLDDIDVDDECIEDEQYSSESSENENTEDLETLLPSPSQPKITDKEKGTSNTRRTKQAAKKQWSENEKGAVHRHFGRFFDNG is encoded by the exons ATGACTCAGCTTTTtaacttgtctgaaaatgaaTTAGACATTCTAGCTAAATTTCTTGGTCACGACATTCGGGTACATAGAGAATTCTACAGATTACCAGATGGAACCATGCAGGTTGCCAAAGTCAGCAAGCTGCTCATGATGATGGAAAGTGGACAAATTACCATAAATTCTGTCAATTCGCTAGACGATATTGATGTTGACGACGAATGTATTGAAG atgaacaatattcttctgaatcatcagaaaatgaaaatactgaagaCCTCGAAACTCTTCTTCCCAGCCCCAGTCAACCAAAAATAACAGACAAGG aaaagggtacttcaaataccaggagaacaaaacaagcagccaaaaagcaatggagtgaaaacgaaaaaggagctgttcacagacactttgGTCGTttttttgataatgggtaa